A genomic segment from Candidatus Cybelea sp. encodes:
- a CDS encoding alkaline phosphatase family protein, with translation MNLKHVTILAMLAGALAGCQAIAATSPSQPGTSVAQNIPVGAAKKFTTKYVQLVIFENQSYDEVIGNQHAPYITSLSKTWANMTQSFAITHPSEPNYLALFSGSTQGVNGDQCPVSFGVDNLGSELLAAGISFRGYAESMPSLGFTGCQAVPDKLPSRWLYMRKHVPWPDFTNLPASVSYVYKKPLTKVPAQFVWITPNMCNDIHDCSIATSDKWASKNLPKLIDWDTANNGLLILTFDENDGSPGNQIPTILIGNVKAGQFSQTVNHYSVLRTIEDIFGVKALGSAASASPIKGVVK, from the coding sequence TTGAACCTCAAGCACGTGACGATCCTCGCGATGCTCGCCGGCGCACTCGCAGGATGTCAGGCGATCGCCGCAACGAGCCCTTCGCAGCCGGGGACGAGCGTCGCGCAAAACATTCCAGTCGGAGCGGCAAAAAAGTTTACAACGAAGTACGTCCAGCTCGTTATTTTTGAAAATCAATCCTACGACGAAGTGATCGGCAATCAGCACGCGCCCTATATCACGAGCCTCTCGAAGACGTGGGCGAACATGACGCAGAGCTTTGCGATCACCCACCCCAGCGAACCGAACTACCTTGCGCTCTTTAGCGGTTCGACCCAGGGCGTCAACGGCGATCAGTGCCCCGTCAGCTTCGGCGTCGACAACCTCGGCAGCGAGCTGCTCGCGGCCGGAATCTCGTTCCGCGGTTACGCCGAGAGCATGCCTTCCCTGGGCTTCACGGGATGCCAAGCCGTGCCCGACAAACTCCCGAGCCGCTGGCTGTATATGCGCAAACACGTGCCGTGGCCCGACTTCACCAATCTGCCCGCGTCGGTTAGCTATGTCTACAAGAAGCCGCTGACGAAGGTGCCCGCGCAGTTTGTCTGGATCACGCCGAACATGTGCAACGACATACACGACTGCTCGATCGCGACCAGCGACAAGTGGGCTTCGAAGAATCTGCCCAAGCTGATCGATTGGGATACGGCCAACAACGGACTGCTGATCCTGACCTTCGATGAAAACGACGGCAGCCCGGGCAACCAAATTCCCACGATTCTGATCGGCAACGTCAAGGCGGGACAGTTCAGCCAAACCGTAAACCATTACAGCGTGTTGCGAACGATCGAGGATATCTTCGGTGTCAAAGCGCTCGGATCGGCCGCGTCGGCCTCGCCGATCAAGGGCGTCGTCAAATAG
- the panE gene encoding 2-dehydropantoate 2-reductase yields MRLLVVGAGAVGGYFGGRLEQAGRDVTFFARPQRAAQLRERGLEIVSPNGNATLHPKVVTRDELSQPYDLVLLTVKNYALQGALEDIAPAVGADTLILPTLNGMRHLDELKAKFGEAHVLGGVCIVATTLDAQGRIVQLTGTQKLVYGELDGSHSERIEQVDRTLQGAGFDARVSSDILLEMWEKFVFIAALGGITCLLRGTIGEITAAPGGRQLALTMHGECVAVATASGFAPRPEAIESSRATLTEAGSPLASSMYRDLQKGAALEADAILGDMCRRGEAAGLKLPLLSAAFAQLSIYEAQRKPASP; encoded by the coding sequence ATGCGACTGCTCGTAGTCGGCGCCGGTGCCGTCGGTGGATACTTCGGCGGCCGTCTGGAGCAAGCGGGGCGCGACGTAACGTTTTTCGCGCGGCCGCAGCGCGCGGCGCAGCTACGCGAGCGCGGCCTCGAGATCGTCAGCCCCAACGGCAACGCGACGCTACACCCCAAGGTCGTCACCCGCGATGAGCTTTCCCAGCCATACGATTTGGTGCTCCTGACGGTCAAAAACTATGCGCTTCAAGGCGCGCTCGAAGATATCGCGCCGGCGGTTGGTGCCGATACGCTGATTTTGCCGACGCTCAACGGCATGCGTCATCTGGACGAGCTCAAAGCGAAGTTCGGCGAAGCGCACGTGCTGGGCGGCGTTTGCATCGTCGCGACCACGCTCGACGCGCAGGGGCGAATCGTGCAGCTGACCGGAACACAGAAGCTCGTCTACGGCGAGCTTGACGGCTCGCACTCGGAGCGGATCGAGCAAGTCGATCGTACGCTACAAGGCGCCGGCTTCGACGCGCGCGTCTCTTCCGATATTCTGCTCGAGATGTGGGAGAAGTTTGTGTTTATCGCCGCGCTCGGCGGCATCACGTGCCTACTGCGCGGGACGATCGGCGAGATTACGGCGGCGCCGGGCGGCCGCCAGCTAGCGCTGACCATGCACGGCGAGTGCGTCGCGGTCGCGACCGCATCCGGGTTCGCGCCGCGGCCCGAGGCGATCGAAAGCAGCCGCGCAACGCTAACGGAGGCGGGCTCGCCGCTCGCGTCATCGATGTATCGCGACTTGCAGAAAGGCGCGGCCCTCGAGGCGGACGCGATACTGGGAGATATGTGCCGGCGGGGTGAGGCGGCGGGGCTGAAGCTCCCGCTGCTCTCTGCGGCGTTTGCGCAGCTTTCGATTTACGAAGCACAGCGTAAACCCGCGTCACCCTGA
- a CDS encoding beta-galactosidase encodes MRSLAFLFSGLVVTTALIGCGYASTRHDVVYNGTSLAIDGRQVALSAAQFHYWQLPAPQLWPEVFRRIKAAGYNAVALDLYWGYHSARPGTYDFSGVRDLDTLFDEAARAGLYIVVQSGPYIDAGADASGLPDWMLARTASRSRLRARYLRESREWFARIDAIAARHQLANGTGSVILDEIGERDAPRTARLERVVREDGVTVPFGTTLFAEAYRGTPWGWTSAGPSDAWAPSPKQVEFPAITGWRRHSDETRSNPRSTIRRGRRCWSRDRSIATTCKTACR; translated from the coding sequence ATGCGGTCGCTCGCATTTCTTTTTAGCGGGCTCGTCGTAACGACGGCGCTCATCGGCTGCGGTTACGCCAGTACGCGCCACGACGTCGTTTACAACGGGACCTCGCTCGCGATCGACGGCCGGCAGGTGGCGCTGTCAGCGGCGCAGTTCCACTATTGGCAGCTTCCGGCACCCCAGCTTTGGCCGGAGGTTTTCCGCCGCATCAAGGCGGCGGGGTACAACGCCGTCGCGCTCGACCTGTACTGGGGCTACCACTCCGCGCGGCCGGGAACGTACGACTTCAGCGGCGTTCGCGATCTCGACACCCTCTTCGACGAAGCGGCGCGGGCCGGTTTGTATATCGTCGTGCAGTCGGGGCCATACATCGATGCGGGTGCCGATGCGAGCGGGCTTCCGGATTGGATGCTGGCGCGCACGGCCAGCCGCAGCCGGCTGCGCGCGCGCTATCTTCGCGAGTCTCGTGAGTGGTTCGCGCGCATCGATGCGATCGCCGCGCGCCATCAGCTGGCCAACGGTACGGGCAGCGTGATCCTCGACGAGATCGGCGAGCGCGACGCGCCACGTACCGCACGTTTGGAGCGCGTTGTGCGCGAGGACGGAGTCACGGTTCCGTTTGGAACGACGCTATTCGCCGAGGCGTATCGGGGAACTCCCTGGGGATGGACGAGCGCCGGCCCCTCCGACGCTTGGGCGCCCTCGCCCAAACAGGTGGAGTTTCCGGCGATTACCGGCTGGCGCCGGCATTCCGACGAGACGAGATCGAACCCTCGTTCAACGATCAGGCGTGGCCGCCGTTGCTGGTCTCGCGACCGTTCGATCGCGACGACCTGCAAAACGGCTTGCCGGTAA
- a CDS encoding beta galactosidase jelly roll domain-containing protein, which produces MLVSRPFDRDDLQNGLPVSGNFFGVDDYGFHHGAVWYRGHFTATGTERAFVVDAIAGRGGACGAWLNGASLGSAAADIDGLIRVSLPVEPTMLRRGKANAIAVLFENAPHDEDFNRDSTRVPPRGILRARLVGGAGRIAWRILGNGEFNSDPVRGPLDAGGLAGEIAGWQDPAFDDRSWAKATLPARAGRAGVTWYRVRVPLDVTLPGDTFAAVRVDDAPRADYRASIFVNGWLVAHYASSTRRSHTFPLPTGIVDPHAENTIAIALWSLDDAGSLGRVALTTVRAFVDPRSPIPDVPEVRALNGVARLQLAVASDATNPAPHFVYRGAGAAPTIRVRPGDTIEIALRNQLPRSTSTANNVNLHFHGLNVAPAPPGDDVMTTLAPPGTLLRYRVRVPVTQPPGLYWYHPHAHGETYWQVTSGMAGAIVVAGLRERVPLLQATRERTIIVRDVQRVPNIMAIPWYARKMTPRLAHAVDADDNPGPNASCLPEPGLHLTLNGLSQPQIALADGERQLFRVLNASASRILDLAVDNEQIGVVAIDGYPIASYPGNPTILWMPHVVVPPGGRAEFVVTGLKLPTLLRTRCYESGAGGDRDPQAVLAAISSQDSDAGGAAPNDAPEPPEKAASIAAPPARLRRTIVLTEDADGFYIDGRAFRMNAPAAVVVRAGTVEEWTLRNKTDEVHDIHIHQVHFLVESIGGKSVYPRLWRDTVLVPVQTRDGVKTTPGIARILVDFRNPAIRGTFVFHCHMLDHEDGGMMAKIKAI; this is translated from the coding sequence TTGCTGGTCTCGCGACCGTTCGATCGCGACGACCTGCAAAACGGCTTGCCGGTAAGCGGAAATTTCTTCGGTGTCGACGATTACGGGTTCCATCACGGCGCCGTCTGGTATCGCGGGCACTTTACTGCGACCGGCACCGAGCGCGCGTTCGTCGTTGACGCGATCGCCGGACGCGGCGGCGCGTGCGGTGCGTGGCTCAACGGCGCGTCTCTCGGAAGCGCAGCGGCCGATATCGACGGGTTGATTCGCGTTTCGCTGCCGGTCGAACCCACGATGCTGCGGCGCGGCAAAGCAAACGCGATCGCGGTGCTCTTCGAGAACGCGCCGCACGACGAAGACTTTAACCGCGACAGCACGCGCGTGCCGCCGCGCGGTATCTTGCGCGCGCGGCTCGTCGGCGGCGCGGGGAGGATCGCCTGGCGAATTCTCGGCAATGGCGAGTTTAACAGCGACCCCGTGCGCGGACCGCTCGATGCGGGCGGACTTGCCGGCGAGATCGCCGGATGGCAGGATCCGGCATTCGACGATCGTTCGTGGGCAAAGGCGACGCTGCCGGCGCGCGCCGGCCGCGCGGGCGTCACGTGGTATCGCGTACGGGTGCCGCTCGACGTCACCCTCCCAGGCGACACGTTCGCGGCGGTGCGGGTCGACGACGCCCCCCGCGCCGACTATCGCGCCTCCATCTTCGTCAACGGCTGGCTGGTGGCGCACTACGCAAGCAGCACCAGGCGGTCCCACACCTTCCCGCTACCGACCGGTATCGTCGATCCACACGCCGAGAACACGATCGCAATCGCGCTCTGGAGCCTCGACGACGCCGGCAGCCTCGGGCGCGTTGCGCTGACAACCGTCCGCGCGTTTGTCGATCCCCGGTCGCCGATTCCGGACGTGCCGGAGGTGCGGGCGCTCAACGGAGTCGCACGGCTGCAGCTGGCCGTGGCCAGCGACGCGACCAATCCCGCGCCGCACTTCGTCTACCGGGGCGCCGGCGCCGCGCCGACGATCCGCGTACGCCCCGGCGACACGATCGAGATCGCGCTGCGCAACCAGCTGCCGCGTTCGACCAGCACGGCGAATAACGTCAACCTGCACTTTCACGGCCTCAACGTGGCGCCCGCGCCGCCGGGCGACGATGTCATGACGACCCTCGCCCCGCCCGGGACCTTGCTGCGCTACCGCGTGCGCGTACCGGTTACGCAGCCGCCGGGACTCTACTGGTATCATCCGCACGCACATGGTGAAACGTATTGGCAGGTAACCAGCGGCATGGCGGGCGCGATCGTCGTGGCGGGGTTGCGCGAACGAGTACCGTTGCTGCAAGCAACGCGCGAACGAACGATTATCGTGCGCGACGTCCAGAGGGTCCCGAACATCATGGCGATCCCCTGGTACGCGCGCAAGATGACGCCGCGCTTGGCTCACGCGGTCGATGCCGACGACAACCCTGGGCCGAACGCGTCGTGCCTCCCCGAGCCAGGCCTGCACCTGACGCTCAATGGACTTTCCCAGCCGCAGATTGCGCTCGCGGACGGCGAACGGCAGCTCTTTCGCGTACTCAATGCGTCTGCGAGCCGTATCCTGGATCTCGCGGTCGACAACGAGCAAATCGGCGTTGTGGCGATCGACGGTTATCCGATCGCTTCGTATCCGGGGAATCCAACGATTCTGTGGATGCCGCACGTCGTCGTACCGCCGGGAGGACGCGCCGAGTTCGTCGTTACCGGCTTAAAGCTGCCGACGCTGCTGCGGACACGCTGTTACGAGAGCGGCGCCGGCGGGGACCGCGATCCGCAAGCGGTGCTCGCGGCGATTTCCAGCCAGGACTCGGATGCCGGCGGCGCTGCGCCCAACGATGCGCCGGAGCCGCCGGAAAAAGCTGCTTCAATAGCGGCGCCCCCGGCAAGACTGCGCCGCACGATCGTATTGACGGAGGACGCGGATGGCTTTTACATCGATGGCCGCGCGTTCCGGATGAACGCACCGGCCGCCGTCGTCGTACGCGCGGGTACGGTCGAGGAGTGGACGCTGCGCAACAAAACCGACGAGGTGCACGACATCCACATCCACCAGGTGCACTTCCTCGTCGAATCGATCGGCGGGAAGAGCGTTTACCCGCGTCTGTGGCGCGACACCGTGCTCGTACCGGTCCAAACGCGCGATGGGGTCAAAACCACGCCCGGCATCGCGCGCATTCTCGTCGACTTTCGCAACCCGGCGATTCGCGGCACGTTCGTCTTCCACTGCCACATGCTCGATCACGAAGACGGGGGCATGATGGCGAAGATCAAAGCGATTTGA
- a CDS encoding alpha/beta fold hydrolase has product MENSRLQAFAAIALALAAGCAAVRLAPPLPLGSANKGSTGLRVGSALLRRCLGGDYQCGTVQVDLDPAGRVPGKINIAFAWLPHSNRSARSGGTIVAVEGGPGYPSIGSRSLYRELYAPLLLTRDLLLVDNRGTGRSEAIVCQPLQRVHLMQLRNVTRCGQQLGRTSDLYGTAIAADDMATILSTLRIRKVDLYGDSYGSFFVQAFAGRHPDRVRSIVLDGAYQVTGGSPWYPSTARELRSAFNAACTRSPVCADLRGSSIDRIESLLAQLRTNRGRITPTNIAFVMDSAGLDPLAYRDLDAAARAYVNAHDTLPLERLVAEAYAEEEGAGGRARGYSQGLFAAASCADNPQAYDMRLQPPERVAAWHRALERKRKSDPALYAPFSVDEYLGIPIDYAYLQLCTTWPVASKQHPAGQPVPPNARFPNVPVLVLNGDLDTITTPEEGARAAALFARATHVIVANTGHVTALDDFYGCAAGIVRRFGQTGKVAAQCAARVPALHLVPAFSRTLDEVHPASPSHGNRAPTRELRAAAAALLAAADVLARSYEFGLTSGSGLRGGSYAATPKNATDRAMLSSIGWTKDLAVSGAADFDARDAMAHAHLTVSGAAAGNLDAAWPTAGSSAAARVDGTIDGYHLEATMPAP; this is encoded by the coding sequence ATGGAAAACTCGCGCTTACAGGCCTTCGCAGCGATCGCGCTCGCCCTCGCCGCCGGGTGCGCGGCAGTGCGCCTCGCACCGCCGCTGCCGCTCGGTTCGGCGAATAAAGGGAGTACCGGCCTACGAGTGGGCTCGGCGCTGCTTCGTCGCTGTCTCGGTGGCGACTACCAGTGCGGGACGGTACAGGTCGATCTCGATCCGGCCGGTCGCGTCCCGGGCAAGATCAACATCGCCTTCGCGTGGCTGCCGCATTCGAATCGCTCCGCACGGTCCGGCGGCACGATCGTCGCCGTCGAAGGCGGTCCCGGCTATCCTTCGATCGGCTCCCGGTCACTGTACCGCGAGCTTTACGCGCCGCTGCTCCTCACGCGCGACTTGCTTCTCGTCGACAACCGCGGAACGGGTCGATCTGAGGCGATCGTCTGCCAACCGCTGCAACGCGTGCACCTCATGCAGCTGCGAAATGTTACCCGGTGCGGGCAGCAGCTCGGGCGCACCTCGGACCTGTATGGAACGGCAATCGCAGCCGACGATATGGCAACCATCCTGTCAACGCTGCGCATACGCAAGGTCGACCTTTACGGCGACTCATACGGTTCGTTTTTCGTCCAAGCCTTCGCGGGGCGGCATCCCGATCGCGTTCGCTCGATTGTGCTCGACGGCGCTTATCAGGTGACGGGCGGCAGCCCATGGTATCCCAGCACCGCCCGCGAGCTGCGAAGTGCCTTTAACGCAGCGTGTACTCGCTCACCAGTCTGCGCGGATTTGCGCGGCTCGTCAATCGATCGGATCGAAAGCCTGCTCGCACAGCTCCGCACCAATCGCGGCCGCATTACCCCGACGAATATTGCGTTCGTCATGGATAGCGCCGGGCTCGATCCGCTCGCGTATCGAGATCTCGACGCCGCAGCGCGCGCGTACGTAAACGCGCACGACACGCTGCCGCTCGAGCGGCTCGTCGCCGAGGCCTACGCCGAGGAAGAGGGCGCCGGCGGCCGAGCACGAGGCTACAGCCAAGGGCTCTTCGCCGCAGCGAGCTGCGCGGACAATCCGCAGGCCTACGACATGCGCCTGCAGCCGCCGGAGCGCGTCGCCGCTTGGCATCGGGCGCTCGAACGGAAACGCAAGAGCGATCCCGCGCTCTACGCTCCATTTTCTGTCGACGAATATCTCGGCATACCGATCGACTACGCGTACCTGCAGCTCTGCACCACGTGGCCGGTCGCCTCAAAGCAGCACCCGGCCGGTCAGCCGGTACCGCCCAATGCGCGCTTTCCAAACGTGCCGGTCCTCGTGCTTAACGGCGATCTCGATACGATCACCACGCCGGAGGAAGGCGCGCGTGCGGCGGCGCTCTTCGCGCGGGCGACGCACGTGATCGTCGCCAACACCGGACACGTTACGGCGCTCGACGACTTCTACGGCTGTGCGGCCGGCATCGTTCGCCGCTTCGGGCAAACCGGAAAGGTCGCCGCGCAGTGCGCCGCGCGCGTCCCCGCACTCCATCTCGTTCCGGCATTCTCTCGCACGCTCGATGAAGTCCATCCGGCCAGTCCATCGCACGGGAATCGCGCCCCCACACGAGAGTTGCGCGCAGCTGCGGCCGCGCTGCTTGCCGCTGCCGACGTTCTCGCGCGCTCGTACGAGTTCGGACTCACCTCGGGCTCGGGTTTGCGCGGCGGGTCGTACGCAGCGACTCCAAAGAATGCCACGGACCGGGCGATGCTTTCCAGCATTGGGTGGACCAAGGATCTGGCCGTTTCCGGCGCGGCCGACTTCGACGCGCGCGACGCAATGGCGCACGCTCATCTAACGGTATCAGGTGCTGCGGCCGGCAACCTCGACGCCGCATGGCCGACGGCCGGCAGCAGCGCCGCTGCGCGGGTCGACGGAACGATCGACGGCTATCACCTGGAAGCGACGATGCCCGCCCCCTAG
- a CDS encoding YfbM family protein: MNATFVQVDSAELSRFVAAPELVESLFQEDAGVPDAFSNLAQAMRDRIRTIGPQMLADTAARLGKTPEELTAALGSDDLLKLFEARAAAQPPNPSGKRDVLSLDKAWHGVHYILCGEPEPGPALLSQAVLGGSALGDDDEGFSGYGPARYFTAEQVAQLAEQLSVPGLEAEAAGRFDAARMEELDIYPGWKSSDADWVTDGFRRLRDFYADAAKKGRAILTCLV; encoded by the coding sequence ATGAACGCAACCTTCGTGCAGGTGGACAGCGCCGAGCTTTCTCGCTTCGTTGCCGCACCCGAGTTGGTGGAGTCGCTCTTCCAAGAAGATGCGGGCGTGCCCGATGCCTTCAGCAACTTGGCGCAAGCGATGCGGGATCGGATACGGACTATCGGTCCGCAGATGCTCGCCGACACGGCGGCGCGCTTGGGCAAGACCCCGGAGGAGTTAACCGCGGCCCTCGGGAGTGACGATCTTTTGAAACTCTTCGAGGCGCGCGCCGCCGCGCAGCCTCCGAACCCATCGGGCAAACGCGACGTCCTTTCGCTCGACAAGGCGTGGCACGGCGTGCACTACATCCTTTGCGGTGAACCCGAGCCCGGGCCGGCACTCTTGAGCCAGGCGGTTCTTGGCGGCAGCGCGCTCGGTGACGACGACGAAGGCTTCTCCGGTTACGGCCCGGCGCGCTATTTCACCGCGGAACAAGTAGCACAGCTCGCCGAGCAGCTGAGTGTCCCCGGCCTAGAAGCAGAGGCCGCGGGACGCTTCGATGCCGCGCGAATGGAGGAGCTCGATATTTATCCGGGCTGGAAGAGCTCCGACGCAGATTGGGTGACCGACGGCTTTCGGCGCCTCCGCGACTTCTATGCAGACGCGGCGAAAAAGGGGCGCGCGATCCTTACCTGCCTCGTTTAG